From the Kribbella sp. CA-293567 genome, the window GAAGATCAGCGACGAGTCCTTCACCAGCAGGATCAGGTCGTTGGCCAGCGGTGGCAGCACGATCCGGAACGCCTGTGGCAGCACGATCTTGCGGGTCGCCAGCGCCGGCGGCATCCCCAGTGAGCGGGCCGCCTCGACCTGCCCCTTCGGGACCGCCTGGATGCCGGCCCGGATCACCTCCGCCATGTACGCCGCCGCGACGATGCCGAGCGCCAGCCAGACCGTCCCGTACGGGTCGAGCGGGATGACGAGGCCCTCGAACGCCAACGGCAGCAGGCTGAACGCGATGAACACGATGATGGCCGGCAGGCCACGGAAGAACTCGATGTACGCGGTGGCCAGCCAGCGGTAGGGACCGACCCGGCTGAGCCGCATCAGTGCCAGCACGGTGCCGCCGGCCAGACCGATGACGAAAGCGCCCGCGGTGTAGACGATCGTCTTCACCAGCGCGTTCAGCAGACCGTTCTCGAAGGCCGACCTGACCAGCTCCGGCCGGAAGAACACGTCGATGATCTGGCCCCAGTCGGCCGCGAGCGCTGCGACGACGGCGAGCGCGACCAGCAGGGCGTACTGGATCAGGCGCGAGCGCTGGGCCCGCTGCCGCGGACTCAGCCCCCGTCGCGCCTCAGGAGTGGTGGTCGTGGTGGCAGTCACTGCTTCGGCTCAACCCCGAACCACTTCTTGTACAGCTCCTTGTAGGTGCCGTCCTCCTTGGCCTTCTTCAGTGCCGCGTTCAGCTTCTCGATCAGCTTGACGCTGCTCGGGTCGCTCTTGTCGGCGGCGAAGCCGTACTTCTCGCCGGTGTCGAACTCGGCGGCGACCGCGGTGTCCGGGTTGTCCTTGACGTAGTCGTAGAGCGCGCCGTTGTCGTTGACACCGGCGTCGACGCGGCCGGACTTCACGTTGTTGGCCATGCTGGTCAGGTCGGGGAAGGTGATCACCTGGTAGCCGAGTTCCTTCTGGGTCTTCTCGGCGTAGTCCTTGCCGGTGGTGTCGGCCTGGACGCCGACCTTCTTGCCCTTCAGGTCGGCCAGCGCCTTGTACGGCGCGTCCTTCTTGACCAGCAGCACCTGGCTGGCGTCCATGTACGGCTCGGAGATCCCGATCGCCGCCTGCCGCTCCGGGGTGATCGTCATCGCGCCCATGCCGACGTCACACTTCTTGGCCTTGAAGGCGGCACCGGAGGTGATCTGGGCCCACTCCAGGCTGACCACCTCCTGCTCGACGCCGAGGTCCTTGGCCAGCAGGTCGATCAGGTCGACGTCGAAACCGACGACCTTGGTGCCTTCCTTGAACTCGAAGGGCTTGTACGACAGGTGCGTGCAGGAGGTCAGCTGACCCGACTTGACCAGCGTGATGCCGGCCGCCTTGGCCTTGTCCTCGCCTCCTCCGCCACCGGCCGAGTCGTCGCCGCCGCCACAGGCGGACAACGTGAGCGCGAGCACGGCGACGGACGCGACGGCGATCGCGCGGCGACTCTTGCTGAGGGTGGGGACGATGTTCATCGCTAGGACTCCTCGACAGTGGATCTTGGACTCCGGTCCGGGCGGTACCGGGCCGGATTCTCCGCATCCTGACACAGCAGGGAGGCGTGTGTCGGCTGGTAACCCCGGACGAGACTCGATCGTCACCGGGGCGGGTTGGAGTGGCGGCCCTCACAGACCAGACCAGTGCGTGCTGTGGTTTACTCGTAGCCACGGGTGACCCCCTGGCAACGGCGCCGTTCGACGCACCCTTCACCGAACGCCCACTCTCCGTAATCCTGCCTGCACTCCGATGTGCCGCACTGATCTAAGGGGTCCTTCTTCATGGTCGCCGAAGTCGTTCCGTCCACCGTCGCGCCCGCCACCGATCCGTACGCCGGTGACCCGGTCTTCGAGTTGCATCTCGGCGGCAAGATCGAGGTCACGTCCTCGGTCCGGGTCGCCGACGCCGACGAGTTGTCCCGCGCCTACACCCCCGGCGTCGCCCGGGTCTGTACCGCGATCGCCGAGGACCCGTCGCTGGTCCGCAAGTACACCTGGAAGTCCAACGTGGTCGCGGTCGTCACCGACGGCACCGCGGTCCTCGGACTCGGTGACATCGGGCCGGCCGCGTCGCTGCCGGTGATGGAGGGCAAAGCCCTGCTGTTCAAGGAGTTCGGCGGCGTCGACTCGGTGCCGATCGCGCTGGACTGCACCGACGTGGACGAGTTCGTCGAGACCGTGGTCCGGCTGGCACCGACCTTCGGCGGGATCAACCTGGAGGACATCTCGGCGCCGCGCTGCTTCGAGATCGAGCGCCGGCTGAAGGAACGCCTGGACATCCCGGTCTTCCACGACGACCAGCACGGTACGGCGGTCGTGGTGCTGGCCGCGTTGCGAAACGCGTTGCGGGTGACCGGCAAGTCGATCGGGGACATCCGCGTGGTCATCTCCGGCGCGGGCGCGGCCGGAGTCGCCTGCGCGCGGATCCTGTTGCAGGCCGGGGTCGGCGACCTGGCCGTCGTGGACAGCAAGGGCGTGCTGCACGAGGACCGCTCGGACCTCAATCCGGTCAAGCTCTCACTGGCCAAGGACACCAACACCGGTGGGCTTTCCGGCCGCCTGGTTGATGCGCTGGACGGCGCCGACGTCTTCCTCGGTGTCTCCGGCGGCACGGTGCCCGAGGAGGCCATCGCGCGGATGGCACCGGGCGCGATGATCTTCGCCCTGGCCAACCCGAACCCCGAGGTGCACCCCGACATCGCCCACCGCCATGCCGCGGTGGTCGCCACCGGCCGCTCGGACTTCCCGAACCAGATCAACAACGTGCTGGCCTTCCCGGGCATCTTCCGCGGTGCCTTCGACGTCAACGCCAGCCGGATCACCGAGGGCATGAAGCTGGCCGCCGCCGAAGCGCTCGCCAACCTGATCCCCGCCGAGGACCTGCGCCCGGACTACATCATCCCGTCCCCGTTCGACTCCCGAGTCGCCCCGGCAGTCGCTGCGGCAGTCGCGGAAGCCGCCCGTACAGACGGCGTCGCCCGAGACTGACGGCAATCACCGGTGGGCGCTCGGGTTACCAAGTGTTCGACCTGGTTCTAAGGTGAACGACATGCTTGCTGCGTACGCCGCCAGGTTCAGTCCGGACGATCCTGTCTCCGCGTTGGAGGTGGGGGAGCGGCCGGAGCCGGTGGCGCCGGACGGGTGGGTGACGATCGACGTCAAGGCGACCGCGCTGAACCACCACGACCTGTGGTCGTTGAAGGGCGTCGGGCTGAAGGAGCAGAACCTGCCGATGATCCTCGGCTGCGACGCGGCCGGGCTCGACCCGGACGGCAATGAGGTGGTGGTGCACGCGGTCATCTCGGATCCGGGCTGGAAGGGTGACGAGACGCTCGACCCCAAGCGGTCATTGCTGAGCGAGCGGTATCAGGGAACGCTGGCCGCCAAGATCGCGGTACCGGCGCAGAACGTCGTACCGAAGCCTGCTGGGCTGAGCTTCGAGGAGGCGGCGTGCCTGCCGACCGCCTGGCTGACGGCGTACCGGATGTTGTTCACGCAGTCGGAGCTGAAGCCGGGTGACACCGTGCTCGTCCAGGGCGCGGGCGGCGGGGTCGCGTCGTCGCTCATCACGCTCGCGCGGGCGGCCGGGTTGCGCGTCTGGGCGACCAGCCGGGACGAAGGCAAGCGGGCGAAGGCCGTCGAGGTCGGGGCGCACGAGGCGTTCGAGTCCGGCGCCCGGTTGCCCGAGCGGGTCGACGCGGTGATGGAGACCGTCGGGCAGGCGACCTGGTCGCACTCGCTGAAGTCGCTCAAGCAGGGCGGCACCGTGGTGATCTCCGGCGCGACCAGCGGTCAGGCACCGAAGTCGGCCGAGCTGAACCGGATCTTCTTCCTGCAACTGCGGGTGCAGGGGTCGACGATGGGGACCCGGGCGGAGCTGGCGCAGCTGGTCCAGTTCATGGCGAACGCGGGGATCAAGCCGCACATCGACAGCACGTTCGCGCTCGCCGACGCGCGTGAGGGGTTCACGAAGCTGAATGCGGGTGACGTTTTCGGCAAGATCGTCTTCACTGTCTGAGTGAAGATCGAGATTCGCCGGGCCGAGCTCGCGGACGCGGAGGCCGGCGCCTGGTGCCACGTCAAGTGCTGGCAGGAGGCGTACGCCGATCAGGTCGACCCGGTGCGGCTGGCGGAGACGACCAGCGACGTGGCGCAGCGGGTCGAGCGGTGGACGCAGCGGCTCGAGTCCGGCGTACTGCGATGGGTTGCGATCAACCCTGATCCGGCGGCGGCCGTCGAGGACCGGGTAATCGGCTTCTCCTCACCGGGGCCCACCCGGGACGAGGACGCGCCGACTCCGCTGGAGCTCTACGCGATCTACGTCCGTGAGACGTGGTGGGGCACCGGGCTCGGTCGCCGGCTGATGCACGCGGCGATCGGTGAGGAATCCGCCAGCTTGTGGGTGCTGGAGGGCAATGAGCGGGCCAAGGCGTTCTACCGTCGCCAGGGCTTCGTCGAGGACGGCACCCGGGTGGACGAGCCGTTCTTCGGCGTACCGGAGATCCGGATGGTCCGGGCCGCCCGGTAGCCGGACAGGGGTTGCCCCGGATTGATACACGATCTATGTTACATGGAGACTGTTGTATCCCTCTGGGAGGTGCTCCATGCCCGGCACGGACGAGACCGCACAGCGCCTGCTCGACTCCTCGGCCAGGTTGTCCCGCGATCCGGAGACCGAGATCGACTGGGACGCGCCGCTCGGTGACGGCTACGGGCTGAGCCCGGAGTGGAGCACCCTTTACGGCACGTCTTACTGGGAAGAGCTGACCGAAGTCCAGCGGCGGGAGCTGACCCGGCACGAGGCCGCTTCGGTCGCATCGACCGGGATCTGGTTCGAACTGATCCTGCAGCAGTTGATCCTTCGCGATGTCTATGCCCTGAATCCGGCCGGTGCGGACTTCAAGTGGTCGCTGACCGAGATCGCCGACGAGTGCCGGCACTCGATCATGTTCGCCCGGCTGACCGGCAAACTGGTTGACGTGGAGTACCGGCCGCGGCCGATCGCCCGTGAGCTCGGACGGTTATTCAAGACGGTGGCCACCGGCGAGTCCGCGTACGCCGCGATCCTGGTGGCCGAGGAGGTACTCGACGTGATGCAGCGCGACTGGATGCGCGACCGGCGGGTCGAACCGCTGATCCGGACCGTGAACCACATCCACGTGGTCGAGGAGTCGCGGCACATGGTGTTCGCCCGGGAGGAGACCCGGCAGCGGCTGATCGGCGCGGGCCGGGCCCGGCGATGGACGAGTGGTCTGCTGATCGCGGTGGTGGCCGACGTGATCATGAGCAGCATGGTGACCAGGGCGGTCTACGCGAACGCCGGTCTGGATGCCGACCGAGCGGTGCGGGAGGCTCGGCGCAACGAGCATCACCGGGCGCTGCTGCGGTCGAGTTGCGCCAACCTGATGGACTTCCTCGGTGAGGTGGGGCTGCTGACTCCGGCGGCGACGCGGGTCTACCGGCGTACCGGGTTGCGCTGATGACCTACGTCATCGCGGGGGACTGCTGCTCGGACGCGAGTTGCGTGGCGGTCTGCCCGATGAACAGCATCCACCCGTCACCAGGGGAGGCCGGGTTCGGTACTACGGACGGGTTGTTCATCGATCCCCGGACCTGCATCGACTGCGGCGCGTGCGCGGACATCTGCCCGGTCGGCGCGGCCAAGCCGGCGGATCAGGCGACGCCGGTCGAGGTGGAGCTGAACCGATCGCACTTCGCCACGCAGCCTGCGCTGAACGCCCTCGACCTGGACACCTGGGATGCGCCGAGTTTCGCACCCTGGACGGACGGTCCTCGCCGGGTCGCGGTGGTCGGGGCGGGTCCGGCGGGGATCTATGCGGCTCGGGAGTTGCTGTTGCGCAGTACGGCTGAGGTGACGGTGTACGACCGGCTGCCGGTGGCCGGTGGGCTCGCGCGGTTCGGGGTGGCGCCGGATCATCCGCTGACCAAGCAGATCGTGACGACGTTCGAGCGGGTGCTCGCGCATCCCCGGGTGCACTGGCGACCTGGGACGGAGGCGGTCACGGCAGAGCTCGAGACCCGGTACGACGCGGTGGTGCACGCCGTCGGCTCCTTCCAGAGCCGCCGCCTCGGCATCCCGGGCGAGGACGCCGCCCGCAGTTGCTCGGCCGCCGAAGTAGTTGCCTGGTACAACGGTCACCCCGGCGCCCGGCTCCCGGTCGAACTCGTCGGCCCCCGCGCGGTCATCGTCGGCAGCGGCAACGTGGCCCTCGACCTCGCCCGCCTCCTCGTCAGCACCCCTGACCGCCTGGCCACCCTCGACCTCCCCGCCGCCGTCCGCACCACTCTGGCGAGCAGCAACATCACCGAGGTGGTGCTCGTCGCGCGCCGAGGACCCGAAGCCGCCGCGTACTCAGCCTCCGCCCTCCGCGACCTCCAGTCCTTGGACGGCGTCGACATCCTGTTCGATACCGAAGGTTCCGAGCTGAGTTCACCGCCGCTGCCCGGGCGCAGAATCGTGTTCCGGTTCGGCACCACGCCTGAAGCCTGGGACCCGGCGGCGGGATTCGTCACCGACGCAGGGATGGTCTCCGCGGGGAATCTCTTCACCGCGATCGGGTTCGCCGGTCGGCCGATCGACGGGTTGCCGTTCGACGAGCAGCGCGGCATCGTCCCCAATGACCGCGGCGCGGTACTGAACCGCCCGGGTCACTTCGTCGCCGGATGGATCAAGCGTGGCGCGCAAGGCGGCATCGGCGCCAACAGGGCCTGCGCCGAGGAGACCGTGCGGACGTTGCTCGCCACGGCATCCAGCGGAGCGCTGTCGGCGGCGCCGATGTGACAGCGTCCGGCCATGACGTTTCATCCCTGAAACATTGCCGTCGCACCGGGGCAACGAGGCTGGCGCACGCTGGTCGTACCGCGGGAAACCCCCGCGGGTTCGATCCGCCCGATCGATGAGTACTGAGCAGGAGTGCCCATGAGGCCGACCTTGACGGTGATCGCCGACCCCGCCGACCGCTGGATGATGCGGGCCGCGTGCATCGGCCAGGCGCCGGCGTACGACGAGACCGCGAGCAGTTGGGAGCAGCGCAAGGCGCAGGCGATCTGCCTGACGGCCTGCCCGGTCATCGACGAGTGCCGGGAGTGGGCCCGCCGGACCAAGTTCACCGGCACCGCCGCGGGGGAGAAGTTCCTCTCCGGCCGCCGCCGTGGCCGCCCCGGCCCGCAGGAACGCCGCAGCCCGACCCCGATGGTCGAGGAGCAGCAGGCCAGCTAGTGCGCCGTGTCAGAAGTACAGCGCACTAGACCCCGACGAGTTCCTTGTCCGGTTCCGCTGCGACCTTCGGGGTGCGGCGGAACGGTGACGTCAGGGTGGCGACGACGTACTGGCGGTTGTGGATGAGTGCTGCGATCGCCAGCACCAGGTAGATGCCCGACAGGACATAGCGCCCGGTCTGCCCCGGTACGGCGAACTGCACCGCGAACAGGCCCAGCAACGTCCACGCGGCCCAGCGCGGGAAGCGCAGGCTCAGCAGAACCGCCAGGCCCAGCACGGTCTGGGTCGCCGTCAGCAGGAACTCCTCGACCTGACGCCCGTCCAGCGCGAGTGCGGCCGGGCCGCCGCCGAGACCGTAGGCGATCGGGAGGCTGCCGATCAGCAGCGTCCACTGGTTCACCTTCGCGGAGATCAGCAGGCCGAGCGCGGCCGCTCCCTTGCCGCGCAGGGCGAACAGGATCGCGATGATGAACTCCGGCGCCTCGGAGGCCAGCGGCGCCAGCCACTGCACCAGCAGGAACTGGTCGATGCCGAGCGCGTGGCCGCCTTCGACGAGCGAGTTCGCGAACGGCTCGGCCGAGAGCAGGATGATGCCGGCCGCGACCAGGAACATCGAGACGACCGTGATCCGCCGCTGCACCTTGGCCAGGGCACCGATCCGCGCGGCCGGGCCGATCAGTTCGGGCTCGTCGTCGTGCCCCGAGGAGGCCGCCCGCCAGAGGTAGAAGCCGAAGAAGGCCAGCAGGGCGATACCCAGCAGCAGGTGGATCTGCCCGGTGATCGGGATGACGAAGGCGACGATGCTGGCGATCGTCAGGAAGCCCAGCTCGCGCCGGTACCCCGATTCGAGCACCAGAGCCTTGATGGTGCGCCCGCTGCGCTTGCTCGCGACGTACAGGCTGATCAGTACGACGCTGGACCAGCCGAGGCCGAGCAGCAGCCGGTTGGAGCCGGTCATGTTGGCGGCGGCGTACGCGACGTACTCCGGCTGGCTGCCGGCGGTGTGAGCGAAGTACAGATCCACCGCGTACTCCGGCAGTACGGCGATCACCGCGAGCAGCGCGATCGCCAGCCCGCCCGAGATGTCGACCTCCGCAGCCTCGGCGGCCCAGGCCAGCACGAACGAGGCGGCCACCACCCCGAGCCCGAAGACGACGATGGCCAGCGGAGCCGCCGGATGCACCCCGCTGAGCCTCAGCGCAACGGCCGGAACGGCCGCGAGAAGCAGCAGAAGGACGGGGCGGAGGGCTCTGATCACATGGTCAAGAATCTCACCGTTTCGATACTTTCGCAATTGCGCAAGTATGAGACCGTCCTCACCCACGGCCTGCCGCGTTCCGTGCGGCCCCTCCAGCGGTCACAATGACTGCGCAATGACGACAACGCCCCCGGAACCGACAAAAGCTCAGCTCGACTCCGCCGCCAGCACGTTCGCGATGCTCTCGGCGCCGGTCCGGCTGCACCTGGTCTCCCTGGCCGCCCAAGGTGAGTACGACGTCGGCACGCTGGCCGACCGGGTGGGAGTGAGTATCGCCACCGCCAGCCAGCACCTCGGCAAACTGCGGCTGGCGGGCATCATCACGGCCCGCCGCGAAGGCCGCCGGCACATCTACACCGTCGACGACCCGCACGTGCTCAACCTGGTCGACCAGATCTTCGAGCACATCGCCCCCGACGGCTCGCTGGCGCCCGACCCGCCGCTGCGCCGCAGGCCGCCGCACACCGACTAGGTGATGTGCCGGAGGTAGCGCTCGGGTGCGTCCAGATAGGCGCGCCAGTTCTGGACGAGTTGCAGGTCGGTCCACGCCGACTCCCGGATGCCCCATTCGCCGACTTCGAGGATGGTGGCGCCGGGAAGAGCGGCGATGACGGGGGAGTGAGTGGCGCAGAGCACCTGCGAGCCGGACTCGGCCAGCCGCTTCAGGACGCCGATGACGGCCAGGCTGGACGAGAACGACAACGCGGACTCGGGCTCGTCGAGACAGTAGAAACCGCGGCGGTCGAAGCGGTCGCCGATCAGGCTGAGGAAGCTCTCGCCGTGGCTCATCCGGTGGAACGGCAGATCTTGCGGGGCGCCGGGTGGCCGCGGGTTGTCCTCGAGATAGCTGTAGAAGCCGTGCATCGTCTCGGCTCGCAGGAAGAAGCCCGCGCGGGGAGAGCCGGCGCCCCGGGTCAGCTGGATCTCCTCGTACAGCGGTGACTCGGTCGCCCGCGTGCTCAGCCGGGCTCCGGTGGAACCACCCTCGGGAGACATCCCGAACGCGACCGCGATCGCCTCGACCAGGGTGGATTTGCCCGCGCCGTTCTCGCCGACCAGGAAGGTCACACCGGGGCCGAGGTCGAGGCCGTCGGTCAGCAGTTGCCGCACCGCTGGGACGGTGTGCGGCCAGGAGCTGGAAACGGTGATGCCCTCCGCCGCGGCAATCCGGCGTACGGGGTGAGCGGCGAAGGGCATCTGTCCAAGCTAGAGCACGGCGGGGCTACTCGTCGTCGTCGTCCAGCCGCGCCAGCCAGGTGGCGAAGCGCTCGATCGGCGTCTCGAACTCGGGGTTCAGGTCGACGAACTCGCGCAGCCGCTCCGCGACCCAGGCCAACGGGACTTCTTCCTCGCCCCGCCGGCCCTCGAGCTCCTCGATCCCTCTGTCGGTGAAGTACACGTCAGCTGAAGGCCTGCTTCATCAGCGTCGCGTTCTCGGCGACGTGCACGCTGTGCGAACCGACCGACGTGGCGGACATGGCCGGCCGCGACACCCGGTAGAACGGCTTGCCGTCCAGGTGCTCGGTCAGGTTCAGCGCCATGAACGGCCACGGGCCCTGGTTGGCCGGCTCGTCCTGCACCCAGCGGATCTCCCGCAGGTTCGGGTACTTCGCCAGCTCCGCCTTGATCTCCTCGGCCGGCAGCGGGTAGAGCTGCTCGAGCCGCAGTACGGCGGTGCTGATCTTGTCCGGCTCGGCCTTCTTGCGCTCGGCCAGCAGGTCGTAGACGATCCGGCCCGAGGACAGGATCACCCGCTCCACGGCGGCCGCGTTCTGCTCGGCCTCCGGGTCGCCCAGCACGGTCCGGAACGTGCCGCTGGTCAGCTCCTCCGGCTGCGACACCGCTGCCTTCAGCCGGAGCAGTTGCTTCGGCGTGAAGACGATCAGCGGGTTGTGCTCCTCCTGCAGCGTGTGCCGCCGCAGCAGGTGGAAGTACGACGCCGGCGTCGACGGCTGGGCCACCGTCATCGCGTTCTCGGCGCACAGCGCCATGAAGCGCTCGATCCGGGCGGACGAGTGGTCCGGTCCCTGACCCTCGTAGCCGTGCGGCAGCAGCAGGACGACGCCCGACTTCTGGCCCCACTTCGCCTCACCGGCCGAGATGTACTCGTCGATGATCGACTGGGCGCCGTTGACGAAGTCGCCGAACTGGGCCTCCCACAGCACCAGCGCGTCCGGCCGCGCGACGGAGTACCCGTACTCGAAGCCGAGGGCGGCGTACTCGCTGAGCAGCGAGTCGTAGACGTAGAAGTTGGCCTGCTGCTCGTCCAGGTTCTGCAGCGGGACGTAGTCCTGGCCGTTGACCCGGTCGATCACCGCGGCGAACCGCTGGACGAAGGTGCCCCGCCGGCTGTCCTGGCCCGCGAGCCGGACCGGACGCCCGGCCAGCAGCAGCGAACCGAAGGCGGTGATCTCCGCGCTGGCCCAGTCGACCGGACCCTGCGTGATCGCGGCGGCCCGGCGCTGCAGCTGCGGCATCACCTTCGGGTGCGCGGTGAAGCCCTCCGGCAGCGTGGTGTACGCGTCGGCGATCTTCTTCAGCACCTCGGGGGTGGTCGCGGTCGCGTCCGGGCCCTCCGGCTTGTCGGGGTAGACCGGGACGGTGACGTACGGCGCCGGCGTGTCCGGCTGGCTCTTCGCCTCCCGCACCTCGACGAAGACCCGCTCGAGCCGCTGCTGGAAGTCCCGCATCGCCTGCTCGGCCTCTTCGATCGTGATGTCGCCACGACCGATCAGGGCCTCGGTGTAGAGCTTGCGGACGGACCGCTTCTGCTCGATCAGGTCGTACATCAGCGGCTGGGTGAAGCTCGGGTCGTCACCCTCGTTGTGACCGCGGCGGCGGTAGCAGACCAGGTCGATGACGACGTCCTTGTTGAACGCCTGGCGGTACTCGAAGGCCAGTGCCGCGACCCGGATGCAGGCCTCGGGGTCGTCGCCGTTGACGTGGAAGATCGGCGCCTGCACCA encodes:
- a CDS encoding amino acid ABC transporter permease → MTATTTTTPEARRGLSPRQRAQRSRLIQYALLVALAVVAALAADWGQIIDVFFRPELVRSAFENGLLNALVKTIVYTAGAFVIGLAGGTVLALMRLSRVGPYRWLATAYIEFFRGLPAIIVFIAFSLLPLAFEGLVIPLDPYGTVWLALGIVAAAYMAEVIRAGIQAVPKGQVEAARSLGMPPALATRKIVLPQAFRIVLPPLANDLILLVKDSSLIFIIGTSATALELTGFGKELANSESNLTPLVTAGFCYLLITLPLGILVRRLEAKAARAN
- a CDS encoding ABC transporter substrate-binding protein; its protein translation is MNIVPTLSKSRRAIAVASVAVLALTLSACGGGDDSAGGGGGEDKAKAAGITLVKSGQLTSCTHLSYKPFEFKEGTKVVGFDVDLIDLLAKDLGVEQEVVSLEWAQITSGAAFKAKKCDVGMGAMTITPERQAAIGISEPYMDASQVLLVKKDAPYKALADLKGKKVGVQADTTGKDYAEKTQKELGYQVITFPDLTSMANNVKSGRVDAGVNDNGALYDYVKDNPDTAVAAEFDTGEKYGFAADKSDPSSVKLIEKLNAALKKAKEDGTYKELYKKWFGVEPKQ
- a CDS encoding NAD(P)-dependent malic enzyme, whose translation is MVAEVVPSTVAPATDPYAGDPVFELHLGGKIEVTSSVRVADADELSRAYTPGVARVCTAIAEDPSLVRKYTWKSNVVAVVTDGTAVLGLGDIGPAASLPVMEGKALLFKEFGGVDSVPIALDCTDVDEFVETVVRLAPTFGGINLEDISAPRCFEIERRLKERLDIPVFHDDQHGTAVVVLAALRNALRVTGKSIGDIRVVISGAGAAGVACARILLQAGVGDLAVVDSKGVLHEDRSDLNPVKLSLAKDTNTGGLSGRLVDALDGADVFLGVSGGTVPEEAIARMAPGAMIFALANPNPEVHPDIAHRHAAVVATGRSDFPNQINNVLAFPGIFRGAFDVNASRITEGMKLAAAEALANLIPAEDLRPDYIIPSPFDSRVAPAVAAAVAEAARTDGVARD
- a CDS encoding zinc-binding dehydrogenase, which produces MLAAYAARFSPDDPVSALEVGERPEPVAPDGWVTIDVKATALNHHDLWSLKGVGLKEQNLPMILGCDAAGLDPDGNEVVVHAVISDPGWKGDETLDPKRSLLSERYQGTLAAKIAVPAQNVVPKPAGLSFEEAACLPTAWLTAYRMLFTQSELKPGDTVLVQGAGGGVASSLITLARAAGLRVWATSRDEGKRAKAVEVGAHEAFESGARLPERVDAVMETVGQATWSHSLKSLKQGGTVVISGATSGQAPKSAELNRIFFLQLRVQGSTMGTRAELAQLVQFMANAGIKPHIDSTFALADAREGFTKLNAGDVFGKIVFTV
- a CDS encoding GNAT family N-acetyltransferase; translated protein: MKIEIRRAELADAEAGAWCHVKCWQEAYADQVDPVRLAETTSDVAQRVERWTQRLESGVLRWVAINPDPAAAVEDRVIGFSSPGPTRDEDAPTPLELYAIYVRETWWGTGLGRRLMHAAIGEESASLWVLEGNERAKAFYRRQGFVEDGTRVDEPFFGVPEIRMVRAAR
- a CDS encoding AurF N-oxygenase family protein — protein: MPGTDETAQRLLDSSARLSRDPETEIDWDAPLGDGYGLSPEWSTLYGTSYWEELTEVQRRELTRHEAASVASTGIWFELILQQLILRDVYALNPAGADFKWSLTEIADECRHSIMFARLTGKLVDVEYRPRPIARELGRLFKTVATGESAYAAILVAEEVLDVMQRDWMRDRRVEPLIRTVNHIHVVEESRHMVFAREETRQRLIGAGRARRWTSGLLIAVVADVIMSSMVTRAVYANAGLDADRAVREARRNEHHRALLRSSCANLMDFLGEVGLLTPAATRVYRRTGLR
- a CDS encoding FAD-dependent oxidoreductase translates to MTYVIAGDCCSDASCVAVCPMNSIHPSPGEAGFGTTDGLFIDPRTCIDCGACADICPVGAAKPADQATPVEVELNRSHFATQPALNALDLDTWDAPSFAPWTDGPRRVAVVGAGPAGIYAARELLLRSTAEVTVYDRLPVAGGLARFGVAPDHPLTKQIVTTFERVLAHPRVHWRPGTEAVTAELETRYDAVVHAVGSFQSRRLGIPGEDAARSCSAAEVVAWYNGHPGARLPVELVGPRAVIVGSGNVALDLARLLVSTPDRLATLDLPAAVRTTLASSNITEVVLVARRGPEAAAYSASALRDLQSLDGVDILFDTEGSELSSPPLPGRRIVFRFGTTPEAWDPAAGFVTDAGMVSAGNLFTAIGFAGRPIDGLPFDEQRGIVPNDRGAVLNRPGHFVAGWIKRGAQGGIGANRACAEETVRTLLATASSGALSAAPM
- a CDS encoding WhiB family transcriptional regulator, with translation MRPTLTVIADPADRWMMRAACIGQAPAYDETASSWEQRKAQAICLTACPVIDECREWARRTKFTGTAAGEKFLSGRRRGRPGPQERRSPTPMVEEQQAS
- a CDS encoding sodium:proton exchanger — its product is MIRALRPVLLLLLAAVPAVALRLSGVHPAAPLAIVVFGLGVVAASFVLAWAAEAAEVDISGGLAIALLAVIAVLPEYAVDLYFAHTAGSQPEYVAYAAANMTGSNRLLLGLGWSSVVLISLYVASKRSGRTIKALVLESGYRRELGFLTIASIVAFVIPITGQIHLLLGIALLAFFGFYLWRAASSGHDDEPELIGPAARIGALAKVQRRITVVSMFLVAAGIILLSAEPFANSLVEGGHALGIDQFLLVQWLAPLASEAPEFIIAILFALRGKGAAALGLLISAKVNQWTLLIGSLPIAYGLGGGPAALALDGRQVEEFLLTATQTVLGLAVLLSLRFPRWAAWTLLGLFAVQFAVPGQTGRYVLSGIYLVLAIAALIHNRQYVVATLTSPFRRTPKVAAEPDKELVGV
- a CDS encoding ArsR/SmtB family transcription factor encodes the protein MTTTPPEPTKAQLDSAASTFAMLSAPVRLHLVSLAAQGEYDVGTLADRVGVSIATASQHLGKLRLAGIITARREGRRHIYTVDDPHVLNLVDQIFEHIAPDGSLAPDPPLRRRPPHTD
- a CDS encoding AAA family ATPase → MPFAAHPVRRIAAAEGITVSSSWPHTVPAVRQLLTDGLDLGPGVTFLVGENGAGKSTLVEAIAVAFGMSPEGGSTGARLSTRATESPLYEEIQLTRGAGSPRAGFFLRAETMHGFYSYLEDNPRPPGAPQDLPFHRMSHGESFLSLIGDRFDRRGFYCLDEPESALSFSSSLAVIGVLKRLAESGSQVLCATHSPVIAALPGATILEVGEWGIRESAWTDLQLVQNWRAYLDAPERYLRHIT
- a CDS encoding DUF6104 family protein → MYFTDRGIEELEGRRGEEEVPLAWVAERLREFVDLNPEFETPIERFATWLARLDDDDE